The genomic DNA CTTAAGGATATTAAATGGAACGATACCGGTCACGATGATTTCTGCCGGCAGTTCGAAATTCATAAAGTATTTATAGGCTGGAAGGAAGATGAAATAGTTCATGATCCCCATGCCGATGCTCATGACCAGCGTACCGGTTACAAGCCCGGTAAGTAGGCCTTTTTTCGTTTGGAAACGTGAATAGATAAGGTGAACGGGCAAGATCAGGAGGATCCCAGCAGCAAAGTTTGCCACATGTCCTACCGGTACACCTGTTTCAGAACCGGTCAATACATAATCAATCACATTCTTGAACAGTTCCACCAGGATTCCTGCGCCTGGTCCCAGAGCGACCGTTGCCATCAAGGCCGGTACATCACTGAAGTCGATCTGCAGAAACGCCGGAAAAGGCGGGATAGGGAAGTTTAAAAGCATCAATACATACGAAATGGCACTCAGCATACCAACTGTGACGAATGTGCGTGTCGTCATTTTTTTCATAGCACTCTCTCCTTTTGGAGATTCATCTCAATCGAAGATGGTCATGCCCGAGCCCCAATAAAAAACTCCCAGATAAAAGATATCCAGGAGAGTTAAAGGCATGCTCGAATAGACATTCAGACTTCCCTTTTCTGAACGCATTGGCAGTAACCTTCATCTTCTCCCATCCAGACTATACTGTCGGCTTTGGAGTCTCACCAAATCCTGCCTCAAAAAGGCTCGCGGGCTTAGAAGCAAAAATGCTTCATCACCGCCGGTAGGGAATTGCACCCTGCCCCGAAGATGAATCATATTATTTTATTCTTACTCATTATACATAAGAAGTGCCATTATGTGAAGAGAAATGCTTTGAATTCGAAACAATCAGTGGATCCTTAACGTTTGCGATGGATAGATCGGCGAATCCCTGCGTAGATCATTGGCCGCCAGAAGCTTGTCCAGTTCTATTCCATGAGCGACGGCAATAGAATAGAGTGTGTCCCCCTGTTCTACTTGATAGGAATCCATCCTTAAGCTCAATTCCTGACCTACAGCGATCGTGGCATCCTTCAGACCGTTCCATTTCTTAAGGTCATCCACGCTCAGACCATGTTCATGGGAAATGGACCATAGTGTATCGCCTTTCTTGACTCGATACTGATCACCTGCAACCTGTGACGCCGCAACGATCTGATACGGATCTTTCTTTTCAGCGAACACCACTTGTCCGACCCCGCCTTGTCCAAATACGACAAAAGGATCGATGGCATTCTCCTTCTCAAACGTCCATTCTCCTGCGTGGATCTCAAAATGAAGATGGGGACCGGTGGATATCCCGGTATTCCCAAGCTTCCCGACCTGCTCACTCCTATGTACTTCCTGCCCTTCTTTTACCCCTCTTGAAATGAGATGAGCATATACCGTCTCATATCCATTGTCATGACGAACGAATACCACATGACCATAGCTATCTGATAAGTACGACCTTGTTACGACCCCGTCTGCCACCGAATGAACGGGGCTGCCTTCCTCGCCCCCGATGTCCATTCCTTTATGGGTCCCGGATCTGGAACCAAACACATCTGTAATGGTGCCATCAACCGGAAACCTCCATTCAGCAGTGGAATCACTTTCTGCTTTTGCGACTCTCCCTGTCATGAAAATCATGCCTACACACAGCGCCAACACAATCACAATCAACAGTCTCCGACCATAATCAGCAATCATACCGTTCCTCCTAATAAATGCTCACCCAAAATTGAACAACACCTCTCACTATATGCCCCTTCCCGCTACACTATTCCAAAAAAACCCTACCCATCAGTCTGCCATTATACAAAAGAAATATACCAAGAAAAGCGGAGGCGGGTGGTCCTGAGGCGACAAGCATAAGGCAAAGGCACTGGAAAGGCGTTCTGTGCCTTTTTGGGGACTTTGCCTTATGACCTCGAGCCTCAAGCCCCCGGAGCTGGACAGGAAAAAAGCGGAGCGGGGCTGACATTTTATGAATGATTGCATGAAGACGGGACCGTTCCTTTCCGCTGCAGGGACTTGCTTTCCTGCGGGGAGGAAGTCGAGCTTCC from Rossellomorea marisflavi includes the following:
- a CDS encoding M23 family metallopeptidase; the encoded protein is MIADYGRRLLIVIVLALCVGMIFMTGRVAKAESDSTAEWRFPVDGTITDVFGSRSGTHKGMDIGGEEGSPVHSVADGVVTRSYLSDSYGHVVFVRHDNGYETVYAHLISRGVKEGQEVHRSEQVGKLGNTGISTGPHLHFEIHAGEWTFEKENAIDPFVVFGQGGVGQVVFAEKKDPYQIVAASQVAGDQYRVKKGDTLWSISHEHGLSVDDLKKWNGLKDATIAVGQELSLRMDSYQVEQGDTLYSIAVAHGIELDKLLAANDLRRDSPIYPSQTLRIH
- a CDS encoding ECF transporter S component yields the protein MKKMTTRTFVTVGMLSAISYVLMLLNFPIPPFPAFLQIDFSDVPALMATVALGPGAGILVELFKNVIDYVLTGSETGVPVGHVANFAAGILLILPVHLIYSRFQTKKGLLTGLVTGTLVMSIGMGIMNYFIFLPAYKYFMNFELPAEIIVTGIVPFNILKGILVAAVFTLLFIRIQKWLTKQFGNRRMA